The following proteins come from a genomic window of Edaphobacter sp. 4G125:
- a CDS encoding sugar phosphate isomerase/epimerase family protein: MKQVSSMQNWTRRRFLGTAGTAPLVALATMQITQSVQGEIKPVPRAGATMLKVSLNAFSFSRLLNAKVKRGQDGIDLFGLVDFCAKHNIDGIDPTGYFFPGFPDVPPDTYIFDLKRKAFEAGVGISGTGARNNFTTSEKDKRAADLKIIKDWVVVASKLGAPVLRVFADTQMRNMTWHDVAKGFTGDQVREWIADDLRECTQFGKEHGVIIGVQNHGDFLRTSDDLIKLVGLVDSPWCGAIVDTGYFRSPDPYVDMQKAASYAVNWQVKQSAFGAASDVKLDLDRLLRIVRSSGYSGYLPIETLSTPGKPYDPYQVVPPFVQELKAAIARTA; this comes from the coding sequence TTGAAACAAGTTTCATCCATGCAGAATTGGACACGCCGACGCTTTCTTGGAACCGCTGGAACAGCTCCTTTGGTGGCCCTGGCCACCATGCAGATCACTCAGTCCGTTCAAGGAGAGATCAAACCGGTGCCAAGAGCAGGGGCAACCATGCTGAAGGTATCGCTGAATGCCTTCTCCTTCAGCCGCCTGCTGAATGCGAAGGTCAAGCGCGGGCAGGACGGCATCGACCTCTTCGGCCTTGTCGATTTCTGTGCAAAGCACAACATCGATGGAATCGACCCAACCGGGTATTTCTTCCCCGGCTTCCCCGACGTTCCTCCGGACACCTACATCTTCGACCTGAAGCGCAAGGCATTCGAGGCCGGCGTCGGTATCAGTGGCACAGGGGCGCGGAACAACTTTACGACCTCAGAAAAAGACAAGCGGGCAGCTGACCTCAAGATCATCAAGGACTGGGTCGTTGTCGCCTCAAAACTTGGCGCTCCTGTGCTTCGCGTCTTCGCCGACACCCAGATGCGCAACATGACCTGGCATGACGTCGCCAAAGGATTCACCGGGGACCAGGTACGTGAATGGATCGCCGATGACCTGCGGGAGTGCACGCAGTTTGGCAAGGAGCATGGCGTCATCATCGGTGTCCAGAACCACGGCGACTTTCTGCGTACCAGCGATGACCTGATCAAGCTGGTTGGCCTCGTTGATTCTCCGTGGTGCGGAGCCATCGTTGACACAGGCTATTTCCGCTCTCCCGATCCCTACGTCGACATGCAAAAAGCCGCGTCCTACGCCGTCAATTGGCAAGTCAAGCAGAGCGCCTTCGGTGCGGCCAGCGACGTCAAGCTCGACCTGGACCGCCTCCTCCGTATCGTACGATCCTCCGGATACAGTGGATATCTTCCGATCGAAACCTTGTCGACTCCCGGTAAACCCTACGATCCATACCAGGTTGTGCCGCCCTTTGTTCAGGAGCTGAAGGCGGCTATCGCACGAACCGCTTGA
- a CDS encoding MFS transporter, translating to MRVQTSAPSQNEQAPRVAADAGSVISPGGGYRWKICALLFFATTLNYMDRQVLALLKPALQDPIRGIGLTEVQFAAIVSIFSAAYALGLLLSGGFIDKVGTRIGYAVAVVIWTIASMSHSLVGYAPATSALHALATDAASLLRHVPGLGSASWLNSMANLSGAVIGFGIARFVLGLGEAGNFPAAIKAVAEWFPSKERALATGIFNSGTNIGATLAPFAVGFLLYHLGWQYAFLATSVFAMIWLVLWFALYRNPTEHPRISHEELAYINGGATTQPASKIAWSRLIPHRQTWAFLLGKIITDPIWWFYLYWLPGFLNARFGLSITKMGLPLLVIYNVCTIGSIFGGWLPAKLISLGWTVNRARKSAMLLYAVAITPIMFVGKAHTLWQAVALISLATAAHQAWSANLFTLVSDMFPRRAVASVVGIGACGGSISMMFFGLFIGFVLQITHGNYVPVFLLAGSAYLVAITVIHLLAPKLAPVAVD from the coding sequence ATGCGCGTCCAGACATCGGCACCATCTCAAAACGAACAAGCTCCGCGTGTCGCTGCTGACGCTGGATCAGTCATATCCCCAGGAGGCGGATACCGGTGGAAGATATGCGCACTGCTCTTCTTTGCGACAACGCTGAACTACATGGACCGACAAGTGCTTGCGCTGCTCAAGCCGGCGCTTCAGGATCCGATCCGCGGAATCGGCCTGACTGAGGTTCAATTTGCAGCAATCGTGTCCATCTTCTCCGCGGCCTATGCTCTGGGCCTGCTTCTGAGCGGCGGTTTCATCGATAAGGTTGGCACTCGTATCGGCTACGCCGTTGCTGTGGTCATCTGGACCATAGCCTCCATGTCGCACTCGCTGGTGGGATATGCTCCCGCCACCAGTGCTCTTCACGCGCTCGCTACCGATGCCGCTTCCCTCTTGCGGCACGTCCCTGGCCTTGGTTCAGCATCGTGGCTCAACTCGATGGCAAACCTCTCGGGAGCCGTCATCGGGTTCGGCATAGCGCGGTTCGTTCTGGGGCTCGGCGAGGCCGGAAACTTCCCCGCTGCCATCAAAGCCGTCGCAGAGTGGTTCCCCAGCAAAGAGCGCGCATTGGCAACGGGCATCTTCAACTCCGGAACCAACATCGGCGCCACGCTGGCTCCGTTTGCTGTCGGCTTCCTGCTCTATCATCTTGGCTGGCAGTATGCCTTCCTCGCCACCAGCGTCTTCGCTATGATCTGGCTGGTGCTCTGGTTCGCGCTCTACCGCAATCCGACGGAGCATCCGCGTATCTCCCATGAAGAACTCGCGTACATCAACGGCGGCGCAACAACCCAGCCTGCTTCGAAGATCGCCTGGTCGCGTCTCATTCCACATCGACAGACGTGGGCCTTCCTTCTCGGCAAAATCATCACCGATCCCATCTGGTGGTTCTATCTTTACTGGCTGCCGGGATTCCTGAATGCGCGCTTCGGTCTATCGATTACTAAGATGGGATTGCCGCTGCTGGTCATCTATAACGTCTGCACGATTGGCAGCATCTTTGGCGGATGGCTCCCGGCGAAACTGATCTCCCTGGGATGGACAGTGAACCGCGCGCGAAAGTCAGCGATGCTTCTTTACGCCGTGGCAATTACTCCAATCATGTTTGTCGGCAAGGCTCATACGCTGTGGCAAGCAGTTGCGCTGATCAGCCTGGCGACAGCAGCACATCAGGCCTGGTCGGCAAATCTTTTTACGTTGGTCTCGGATATGTTTCCCCGCCGAGCCGTTGCGTCGGTTGTCGGTATCGGCGCATGCGGCGGTTCTATTTCGATGATGTTCTTCGGCCTGTTTATCGGCTTTGTGCTTCAGATCACACACGGGAACTACGTTCCTGTATTTCTTTTGGCGGGATCGGCATATCTCGTCGCTATCACCGTCATTCACCTGCTTGCGCCGAAGCTGGCGCCTGTAGCCGTCGATTAG
- a CDS encoding VOC family protein — protein MFIQRYRTPLMAGLALVLSLPSQLPAQNAAPARPKITGISHAAYYVTDLQKSLVFWHDFFGFDEYFSLPKKDSKDIRIAFIKINDQQHVELFNEPSPHPPNMMNHICFTVDNLEAMRAYLRSKGVDVKAGDGSKTKAGDYAFMIKDPDGTLIEFVQTLPDGMEAKSAGKFEPSTRISDKIYHVGFLVGNSEKAMDFYGKILGFQETWRGGANPKELSWINMRVPDGTDYVEFMLYRKLPAAYGTKNHMSLLVPDVPKAVADLESRPAFKDYGKELKVAVGVNQKRQVNIYDPDGTRVELMEGNTVTGKPTPPSTAPPPPPAHD, from the coding sequence ATGTTCATTCAACGTTACCGCACGCCGCTTATGGCTGGTCTTGCGCTCGTGCTATCACTTCCGTCACAACTTCCTGCGCAAAACGCCGCTCCTGCACGCCCGAAGATTACGGGTATCTCTCACGCTGCTTACTACGTCACCGATCTGCAGAAGTCTCTGGTATTCTGGCACGACTTCTTCGGCTTCGATGAGTACTTCTCGCTGCCCAAGAAAGACAGTAAAGACATTCGCATCGCCTTCATCAAGATCAACGACCAACAGCATGTCGAGCTGTTCAACGAGCCGTCACCACATCCGCCCAACATGATGAACCACATCTGCTTCACCGTCGACAATCTCGAAGCGATGCGCGCTTACCTGCGCTCGAAAGGCGTCGATGTGAAGGCCGGTGACGGCAGCAAGACGAAGGCCGGCGATTATGCCTTCATGATTAAAGATCCCGATGGCACTCTGATTGAGTTTGTACAGACTCTGCCTGACGGCATGGAAGCTAAGTCCGCAGGCAAATTCGAGCCGAGCACACGCATCTCCGACAAGATCTATCACGTGGGCTTCCTCGTCGGAAACAGCGAGAAGGCCATGGACTTCTACGGCAAGATTCTCGGCTTTCAGGAGACATGGCGTGGCGGAGCGAACCCCAAGGAGCTGAGCTGGATCAACATGCGTGTTCCGGATGGAACCGACTACGTCGAGTTCATGCTTTATCGCAAGCTGCCTGCCGCCTATGGCACCAAGAACCATATGTCGCTGCTGGTTCCTGATGTGCCGAAGGCTGTTGCCGACCTGGAGTCACGCCCTGCATTCAAAGACTATGGGAAAGAATTGAAGGTTGCTGTCGGCGTGAATCAGAAGCGGCAGGTCAACATCTACGATCCGGATGGGACCCGCGTCGAGCTGATGGAGGGAAACACCGTTACGGGCAAGCCTACTCCTCCTTCGACGGCTCCGCCACCGCCGCCTGCGCATGATTGA
- a CDS encoding sugar phosphate isomerase/epimerase family protein has protein sequence MSRNLTRRTFLASLSAAAAASTLPSFAALRKSHIQFGYAAITWGNEERQAIDDIAAVGYRGIQLRANALTDFKPAELKDLLAQHKLTFVALSSGEISVDEPEADQIATHVAHAQFVKDAGGRYLQILDKLTSYTRTVTSEECSKLGKLLTELGKRTADIGIPLGYHNHLNTLSQKPENLDLILENSDPKYLKLELDTAHAVAGGGDPIQMIRKYHDRLLFMHLKDVHDIPADTPKAKYPFEFVELGRGRVDLPAVFAALDQVAFSGWAVVELDRVPDKSRTPKESATISKDYLKQKIGVKV, from the coding sequence ATGAGCCGCAACCTGACGAGACGTACTTTTCTGGCAAGCCTCAGCGCAGCAGCTGCTGCTTCCACACTGCCTTCGTTTGCCGCGCTGCGTAAGAGCCACATCCAGTTTGGCTATGCTGCGATCACCTGGGGCAACGAAGAGCGGCAGGCCATCGATGACATCGCAGCCGTGGGCTATCGGGGCATCCAACTGCGCGCTAACGCGCTGACGGACTTCAAGCCTGCCGAGCTTAAGGACTTGCTGGCGCAGCATAAGCTGACCTTCGTTGCGCTTTCGAGCGGCGAAATCTCCGTCGACGAACCGGAAGCCGACCAGATTGCAACGCATGTGGCACATGCACAGTTCGTGAAGGACGCAGGCGGACGCTATCTTCAGATATTGGATAAGCTCACGTCGTATACGCGCACCGTAACTTCCGAGGAGTGCAGCAAGCTAGGCAAGCTGCTTACGGAGCTTGGCAAGCGCACGGCTGACATCGGCATTCCGCTTGGCTATCACAACCACCTCAACACGCTGAGCCAGAAGCCTGAGAACCTCGATCTCATCCTTGAGAACTCCGATCCAAAGTATCTGAAGCTGGAACTCGATACGGCGCATGCAGTCGCCGGCGGAGGCGATCCGATCCAGATGATCCGCAAGTATCATGACCGTCTTCTGTTTATGCATCTGAAGGACGTTCACGACATTCCTGCCGACACGCCAAAGGCGAAGTACCCGTTCGAGTTTGTCGAGCTTGGACGCGGACGCGTCGATCTTCCCGCAGTCTTCGCCGCTCTGGATCAGGTTGCGTTCAGCGGCTGGGCGGTTGTGGAGCTCGATCGTGTTCCAGACAAATCGCGGACACCAAAGGAATCGGCGACGATCAGCAAGGACTATCTCAAACAAAAGATCGGCGTCAAAGTTTAG
- a CDS encoding Gfo/Idh/MocA family protein, with protein sequence MRVGIVGTGAISAKHALAYRNIGFEIVACTNHTASKGQAFAAEHGAEYVTTVEELCRHPKVDYVDLCTFPDFRLPVVELCAVNGKHLLVQKPMAIDLVTARKMISVADSAGIQLGVVSQRRFDDSTMFLKRAIQQGRLGRILEADAYVKWHRSTEYYSRPIKGSWQVEGGGALINQGIHQIDLLLSLIGPVARVSAEWQLGALHRIESEDIVNALLRYQNGATGVIQASTAIWPGFPERVEIHGTKGTAILTGDKLTAWDIQDDAGEPAPVEVKSASGASDPMAISVVPFERQFLDFADACLKGRTPLCSGEDGYRALDLVLRIYDSCRNAN encoded by the coding sequence TTGCGCGTAGGAATTGTTGGAACAGGCGCTATCTCGGCAAAGCATGCGCTTGCTTATCGGAATATCGGTTTTGAGATCGTTGCCTGCACCAACCATACAGCGAGCAAAGGTCAGGCGTTTGCTGCGGAGCATGGAGCAGAGTACGTCACTACGGTCGAAGAGCTTTGCCGTCATCCCAAGGTCGACTATGTCGACCTCTGCACGTTTCCTGACTTCCGCCTGCCTGTTGTGGAGCTTTGCGCCGTGAACGGCAAGCATCTTCTGGTGCAGAAGCCGATGGCTATCGATCTGGTAACGGCGCGGAAGATGATCTCCGTTGCTGACAGCGCGGGAATTCAACTCGGCGTTGTAAGTCAGCGTCGCTTCGATGATTCGACAATGTTTTTGAAGCGCGCGATCCAGCAAGGGAGGCTGGGCCGCATTCTCGAGGCGGATGCTTATGTGAAGTGGCACCGTTCGACGGAGTACTACAGTCGTCCGATCAAGGGCAGTTGGCAGGTCGAAGGCGGCGGTGCGCTGATCAACCAGGGGATTCATCAGATCGATCTGCTTCTGTCTCTCATCGGACCGGTCGCTCGCGTCTCCGCTGAATGGCAGCTTGGCGCGCTGCATCGCATTGAATCAGAGGACATCGTGAATGCTCTGCTTCGTTATCAAAACGGCGCGACGGGCGTGATCCAGGCTTCGACGGCAATCTGGCCCGGCTTTCCGGAGCGCGTCGAGATTCATGGCACGAAGGGCACTGCAATTCTCACAGGCGACAAGCTGACGGCGTGGGACATCCAGGATGATGCGGGCGAGCCTGCCCCCGTGGAAGTGAAGAGCGCCTCGGGAGCTTCCGATCCGATGGCTATTTCTGTCGTTCCGTTTGAGCGTCAGTTTCTTGATTTCGCCGACGCATGCTTGAAAGGCCGAACGCCGTTGTGCTCGGGCGAGGATGGGTATCGAGCGCTGGATCTGGTGCTTCGCATCTACGATTCTTGCCGCAACGCAAACTAA
- a CDS encoding carboxypeptidase-like regulatory domain-containing protein codes for MKIKFYFALASLLFVFAGVLRGQAPTATLVGRVTDPTSANIVGATITVINAATNETRTTRTDANGQYTVTNLDPGIYNVTIAMAGFSQLNESNLRLATEQTARLDASLKVGVTSDTVSVSASEVGLLNTETSSKGDVITPVEISEIPLNGRDFNDLAFTVAGVQPAEQNAKGAPYVANGSRADSSGVYVDGINDENPRDAGSQISPPLDSLQEFKMETSGYTAQYGRLSGSVVTMVTKSGGNQFHGLLFEYLRNDLFDAQSYNFANITVPKNKLRKNQFGGGISGPVIIPHLYDGHDKTFFILNLESLRSVTGTNATSFVPTARERLGDFSQSGPIVNGVATPYYLHNPNSAAKCTPPTVTTGCLNPSNPSQLKTIDPVAQKLLAYYPAPNLVVPPGSPNYALNTNSTSNWNNGLAKIDQKLGQNDQLAFRFLRRYSSSTNPTSGSPLGNFGAGTSVHATLMGISETKVLTPNLVNDFRFGRTRTVSNQQANDAGTNYALQLGIQGTTTIPALLGFPAFKPASYAGLGDNSSNPISYVVNSYDGSDLVSWNDGRHNFRFGGDILYVQLFQPTNTSKNGQFTYNGKLTSSASNSTNGLADMLAGFPTTSVLMTGGNNNHLSNTNYSVFAQDDYKVSQSLTLNLGLRYELQTLPVEENGQLTNFVPSLGKIVYSNASVLPNIGAVLAQAGLSNYYVSASNAGYPNALVNTNKMRFGPRLGFAWRPFQDNKTVIRGGYGVFYTGSRLTFIRTNLAGQFPFSATTTYSAVAATSTAPASLISSTNPFPASGGSLSGILTPNGYDPNAPSANMQSYNLTIERELGKGTALEVSYAGSKGTHLGQEFDYNQERIANVNSSRPLPNFSAITMAYFNGVSHYDSLQATVRRRFANGLFFRVNYTYAKSLDSQSGINYAGGGGYFGNQDITNPKAEYGLSDFDIRHNFTGTAVYRTRSRFYALRDWQASGSVLAYSGQPFTPKVSGTQDLGQATRPNRICNGTLSNRTITRWFDASCFVVPTSGFGNSGRNILEGPNNITMNLALGRTFSVGEFGRFQFRWETFNTLNHPVFGYPSTTIGTAATAGVISSTNGSNRIMQLGARYEF; via the coding sequence ATGAAAATTAAGTTCTATTTTGCTTTGGCGAGCTTGCTCTTTGTATTCGCCGGCGTACTAAGAGGCCAGGCCCCTACCGCCACTCTCGTAGGGCGCGTCACTGATCCGACGTCGGCAAACATCGTTGGCGCAACCATTACCGTCATCAACGCTGCGACCAACGAAACCCGCACCACCAGGACCGACGCCAACGGCCAATACACGGTCACCAACCTCGATCCCGGCATATACAACGTCACCATCGCCATGGCTGGATTCAGCCAGCTCAACGAGAGCAATCTTCGCCTCGCCACAGAACAGACCGCCCGCCTCGATGCCAGCCTGAAAGTCGGCGTCACTAGCGACACCGTCAGCGTATCCGCCTCCGAGGTCGGCCTGCTCAACACCGAAACGTCCTCCAAGGGTGACGTCATCACCCCCGTCGAGATATCCGAAATCCCCCTCAACGGCCGCGACTTCAACGACCTCGCCTTTACTGTTGCCGGTGTCCAGCCCGCCGAGCAGAATGCCAAGGGAGCGCCTTATGTCGCTAATGGCTCGCGCGCCGATTCCAGCGGTGTTTACGTTGACGGCATCAACGACGAAAACCCACGCGACGCCGGCTCCCAGATCAGTCCGCCGCTCGACTCCCTCCAGGAGTTCAAGATGGAGACCTCCGGCTACACCGCTCAGTACGGACGCCTCTCCGGCAGCGTCGTCACCATGGTCACCAAGAGCGGTGGCAACCAGTTCCACGGCCTGCTCTTCGAATATCTCCGCAATGACCTCTTCGATGCGCAGTCCTACAACTTCGCCAACATCACAGTGCCTAAGAACAAGCTCCGCAAGAACCAGTTCGGCGGAGGCATCTCCGGTCCCGTCATCATTCCGCATCTTTACGACGGCCACGACAAGACGTTCTTCATCCTGAACCTCGAGAGCCTGCGCTCCGTCACAGGAACCAACGCCACCAGCTTCGTCCCTACAGCTCGCGAGCGCCTCGGCGACTTCAGCCAGTCCGGGCCCATCGTCAACGGCGTTGCTACGCCCTACTACCTGCACAACCCGAACAGCGCGGCAAAGTGTACGCCGCCAACGGTCACCACTGGATGTCTCAATCCATCCAATCCAAGCCAGTTGAAGACGATCGATCCGGTTGCGCAGAAGCTACTGGCCTACTATCCGGCTCCCAATCTGGTCGTTCCTCCCGGCAGCCCCAACTATGCTCTCAACACCAACAGCACCAGCAACTGGAACAACGGCCTGGCAAAGATCGACCAGAAGCTCGGGCAGAACGATCAGCTCGCCTTCCGCTTCCTCCGCCGCTACAGCTCCTCGACCAACCCGACCTCCGGTTCGCCTCTCGGCAACTTCGGCGCAGGCACATCGGTGCATGCAACGCTTATGGGCATTTCCGAAACCAAGGTGCTGACACCAAACCTCGTTAACGACTTTCGCTTCGGCCGCACCCGTACCGTATCGAACCAGCAGGCCAACGACGCAGGTACCAACTACGCGCTCCAGCTCGGCATCCAGGGAACGACGACCATCCCAGCCCTGCTCGGTTTTCCTGCCTTCAAGCCGGCAAGTTATGCCGGGCTCGGCGACAACTCCTCCAACCCTATCTCGTACGTCGTCAACAGCTACGACGGCAGCGATCTCGTCAGCTGGAATGATGGACGGCATAACTTCCGCTTTGGCGGCGACATTCTCTACGTCCAGCTCTTCCAACCGACCAACACCAGCAAGAACGGGCAGTTCACCTACAACGGCAAGCTCACCAGTTCCGCGTCCAACTCCACAAACGGACTCGCCGATATGCTCGCCGGTTTTCCAACTACCAGCGTCCTCATGACTGGAGGCAACAACAACCACCTCTCCAACACCAACTACTCCGTCTTCGCGCAGGACGACTACAAGGTATCGCAGAGCCTCACGCTCAATCTCGGCCTCCGCTACGAACTGCAGACGCTTCCTGTCGAAGAGAACGGACAGCTCACCAACTTCGTTCCATCTCTCGGAAAAATTGTCTACTCGAATGCGTCCGTCCTGCCGAACATCGGTGCTGTTCTTGCTCAAGCAGGGCTTAGCAATTACTACGTCTCCGCGAGCAATGCCGGATATCCCAATGCACTTGTCAACACCAACAAGATGCGGTTCGGCCCGCGCCTGGGTTTTGCTTGGCGACCGTTCCAGGACAACAAGACCGTCATCCGCGGTGGATATGGTGTCTTCTACACTGGCTCGAGGCTTACCTTCATCCGCACCAATCTTGCCGGGCAGTTTCCCTTTTCGGCTACAACGACCTACTCGGCTGTCGCAGCTACGTCCACAGCACCGGCAAGCCTCATCTCTTCGACGAATCCCTTCCCGGCATCAGGAGGTTCGCTCTCTGGAATCCTTACACCCAACGGCTACGATCCCAACGCGCCCTCGGCCAACATGCAAAGCTATAACCTCACCATCGAACGCGAGCTGGGGAAGGGAACGGCTCTCGAGGTCTCCTATGCCGGATCGAAGGGCACGCATCTCGGTCAGGAATTCGACTACAACCAGGAGCGCATCGCCAACGTCAATTCATCCCGCCCTCTGCCGAACTTCTCTGCCATCACCATGGCTTACTTCAACGGGGTTTCGCACTATGATTCACTGCAGGCAACGGTGCGCAGGAGATTCGCCAACGGGCTCTTCTTCCGCGTGAACTACACCTATGCCAAATCGCTCGACTCGCAATCCGGCATCAACTACGCGGGCGGAGGCGGCTACTTCGGCAACCAGGACATTACCAATCCCAAAGCGGAATATGGTCTATCCGACTTCGACATCCGCCACAACTTCACCGGCACCGCGGTCTATCGCACACGCTCCCGCTTCTACGCGCTGCGCGACTGGCAGGCCAGTGGCAGCGTCCTCGCCTATAGCGGACAGCCGTTCACACCCAAAGTCTCCGGTACACAGGATCTCGGTCAGGCGACACGCCCCAACCGGATTTGTAACGGAACGCTCTCGAACCGTACGATCACGCGCTGGTTCGATGCAAGCTGCTTCGTCGTTCCCACCTCCGGCTTCGGCAACTCCGGCAGAAATATTCTCGAGGGCCCAAACAACATCACCATGAATCTGGCGCTCGGCAGAACCTTCTCCGTCGGTGAGTTTGGCAGATTCCAGTTTCGTTGGGAGACCTTCAACACCCTCAATCACCCCGTCTTCGGCTACCCCAGCACAACCATCGGTACCGCCGCAACGGCAGGAGTGATCTCGTCCACCAACGGAAGCAACCGCATCATGCAACTAGGCGCTCGCTATGAGTTCTAG
- a CDS encoding carboxylesterase/lipase family protein, with protein sequence MRLRRITVTVFVVGILSIVGYGGVKDNGTPIKTLSGLVTGVQRAGSSVMAYKGIPYAAPPVGELRWRPPMPVAPWKGVRKADHFEASCMQKIRGEHLPWTRQFMAQYPISEDCLYLNVWTAGKSSSDERRPVLVWIHGGGFVEGSAAPEVYSGEGLAKRGVVFVSINYRLGVFGFLSHPGLTSESPHHASGDYGLMDAIAALNWVKKNIAAFGGDPNRITVAGQSSGAAAVIYLTASSMAKGLFQRAIVESGAYLTPPSTFSLKDAEKNGITFARVSGAHTIKELRALKADDLLKAQDIASVRFRPDVDGMFLPQTVTEIFASGKQNDVPTITGQTADEGSSSSNYGKTDVASYVSAAKETYGSLLEEYLRLYPGRTDQEAGESLKASARDLNRVAMSLWAEERAATAQTASFTYFFDRAIPWPDHPEFGAFHSAEIPYALGNLSVLDRPFEPSDYALERMMSEYWIQFVRTGDPNTQGLPIWPASKHGAHTTMELGIDVESRPVATDEIFGFWKNYLARQQGVCCAPGK encoded by the coding sequence GTGAGGCTCAGACGGATAACAGTAACAGTCTTCGTTGTTGGAATTCTGTCGATAGTGGGATATGGGGGAGTAAAAGATAACGGAACGCCAATCAAGACACTAAGCGGCTTGGTGACGGGTGTACAACGTGCAGGATCGTCCGTGATGGCTTACAAAGGAATTCCATATGCTGCGCCGCCGGTAGGGGAGCTGCGGTGGCGTCCGCCTATGCCTGTGGCGCCATGGAAAGGTGTGCGCAAAGCGGACCATTTCGAAGCGAGCTGCATGCAGAAGATTCGCGGGGAACATCTGCCGTGGACACGGCAGTTTATGGCACAGTATCCGATCAGCGAAGACTGTCTATACCTCAACGTGTGGACCGCGGGCAAATCCTCGTCAGACGAGCGTCGACCCGTCCTGGTATGGATTCACGGTGGTGGGTTTGTTGAAGGATCAGCTGCACCAGAAGTTTACAGTGGGGAAGGGCTGGCGAAGCGAGGAGTCGTGTTCGTCTCAATCAACTATCGTCTGGGAGTCTTCGGCTTTCTGTCACATCCAGGCCTGACGAGCGAATCACCGCATCACGCGTCGGGAGACTATGGGTTGATGGATGCTATCGCCGCGTTGAATTGGGTGAAGAAAAACATCGCGGCATTTGGTGGCGATCCGAACCGAATCACTGTTGCAGGACAATCTTCAGGGGCGGCAGCTGTGATTTACCTTACCGCATCGTCGATGGCAAAAGGGCTCTTTCAGAGGGCAATCGTTGAAAGCGGAGCTTACCTGACTCCGCCCTCCACTTTCTCGCTCAAGGATGCGGAGAAGAATGGGATAACGTTCGCACGAGTGAGCGGAGCACACACTATTAAGGAGTTGCGGGCTCTGAAGGCAGACGACTTACTGAAGGCACAAGACATCGCGAGTGTCCGTTTTCGTCCTGATGTGGACGGAATGTTTCTTCCGCAGACCGTTACGGAGATCTTTGCCTCAGGAAAGCAAAATGACGTCCCGACAATAACGGGACAGACCGCTGACGAAGGGAGCAGTTCGTCGAATTATGGAAAGACAGATGTCGCTAGCTACGTTAGCGCAGCGAAGGAGACTTACGGCTCACTCTTGGAGGAATATCTGAGACTCTACCCTGGAAGGACTGACCAGGAGGCAGGTGAGTCGCTGAAGGCAAGTGCACGCGATCTTAACCGGGTGGCGATGTCATTGTGGGCAGAAGAGCGCGCGGCGACGGCGCAAACAGCTAGCTTCACGTACTTCTTTGACCGAGCCATTCCGTGGCCGGACCATCCGGAGTTTGGCGCGTTCCATTCGGCAGAGATTCCGTATGCTCTGGGAAATCTTAGTGTGTTGGATCGACCATTTGAGCCTTCAGATTATGCGTTGGAACGGATGATGTCTGAATATTGGATTCAATTCGTTCGCACAGGCGATCCGAATACGCAGGGTTTGCCCATCTGGCCCGCATCAAAGCACGGAGCACACACCACAATGGAACTTGGTATCGACGTAGAGTCGCGGCCCGTTGCGACCGATGAGATCTTCGGATTCTGGAAAAACTATTTGGCGCGGCAGCAGGGTGTTTGCTGTGCCCCAGGAAAGTAG